The Oscillatoria acuminata PCC 6304 genomic interval CCTATTTTTCGACCTCTACGGAGGGATAGATAAACGACTTAATCCTGATCTAATTCTTTATGCCGTTCACCTGTACATAACCAGTAAATTGGAGCAACTAACCCAAAAGGACGCCACCGTTTGGGGTCTTTAATTACCGATCGCACAGCACTGCGATCGCGACTGAGGACTTGGGAATTGGGTTCAGGATATTTACTCCCTAACATTCCAAATGCGGAAGTGGTGAAATAATCTACGCTTCCTCCTCCCATTTTTTGCCAAGACTGTAACTTTTGGTAAAACAGGGGAAAGCGACAAGAGGCGAGATATTCCGGTTCGTGTCGTCGCACCCACAGTTCGGGTTGTTCGCACTTAGTTAAAACTAGGGCAATTCGGCGCTTACTCCCACCGATATCGGTGCGATCGAGGGCAATTAGAAACTTGTCTAACCCATTGGCATATTCTACATCTTTTCGATAGGAAGTTCCATCGAGTAAAAATACCAATCCTGACGCTTGCAGGCAATCTTCCAGATAGTCCTGAAGTTTCAAATCCCCGGAAAGATGGATTAAATCGCTAAAAAACTCTCCGGCATAGTCTTTACAGCTAATCGCCAAGGTCACCAAGGGCCGCCCAGTTGGTTTGAGAGCAGTCAGTGAAAACTTGCCCTTGAGGGTGATACTAATGCTGTAATCTTTGACATCCTGTGCTTGGGTTGATAGGTCACTGGGTTCTAACTCCAGACCTTGCTCTAAGATGTTTTGAGCTTGAGAAATCAGTTCGTTTCCTTCTTCATTAATGGCACTGATATTTTGCACCGGACTCGACGGGTCCGCATTCGGCCATCGGGCTAAGGATGCCATAAAAGTTGTTTTTCCCGAAGCGCGATCGCCGATTACTCTCAACACGGCATTCTCTTGAGAAGCCGAAGAAGTGAAGCCTTTTTTATTTTTAGTAAACCAATCAAGCATCGTCTCTCATCCTCTTACCTTTACTTAACCAATAGAGAGGGGCAATCATCCCATAAGGACGCCAAACTTCGGGTTTTCTTAATACCGAATTTTTGCCATCTTTGCCCCGTTCATCAATCCGGTTAGGGCGAGGATCATTGCGCCCTAATACCCCAAAAGTGGAAATTGCAAAAAACCTCAAATTTTCTTTGGGAATCTTATCTTCTAAGGTGGCTTTAGTCTGAGGAAAGTGCATCTCAAATAAATCTTGTTCCGGATCCAAGCGCCCCGGCCATAGTTCACCTCGTTCACATTTGCTCATCGCTACAGCTAACCGAAAATCACCCAGGCGATCGCGTCCATCCATTAAGTAGGTAAACTTTTCTAAAACTTTACTATAAAATTCATCCATACCTTGCCAACTGGTTAACAAAATCAAACATCCGCTCACATCTTTCATCAAACATTCATCAATAAATTCCGTATGCAGGTGCTTCATCTCTCCTGAATCTAAAAGTTCATCAAAAATTTCTCCGGGATAGTCTCTAACTGCCAAATTGAGGGTATCCGCTTTTTTAAATAAATGTTTAATTTCAATCGTAAACTGGTACAAAGGATGGTCGTCAATCCCTCCGAGATCCACAACGGTGGGTTCGAGAGATTCTCCTCTACAAATAATCGTTTCAGCTTTTTCAGCTAGGGAACGAGCTTCGTCCCCCACTGCTTGAACATGGAAATAGGTGGATTTTTTTCCCAGTCGTTTCTTATCCGGCCAGTAAGACAAAGCAGCCAAATAAGAGGTCTTTCCAGAACTTCGCGGCCCTATGATACGGATATTTCCCATCTTGATTGTACTCCTTGATTATTTTTGACGATTATTTTCCCAAAAATGAACCTAAATAAATCCAGGGTAGTTCTAATAGGGAACGATTATAAATACTGGTAATAAAGCAGCGGACTGATAATCCGGAAATACTCCGATTCAGTCGGTCCAGTTCTCCATTAACGGGTCGAAAGTATCGTTGAAATACATAGTCGTGCCGTTGCTTCCAATTCATCGAAGAATTGTGAGGATGATAGGCGAGTCTTTGGGACTCTTGCTTGAGGTCACAAAATAAATCAGCCTTGTTTAAACATAACACTAAATGGCGTACTTTAGGACAGTCTTGATTAAAAAAATTAACCCATCTTTGGAATCGATTACACCATTGTTGCTGGGTGATATATTCTTCCGCATTTTCAACTCCTGGCTTTAACATTTCTCGATAAGGAGATACGATTAATAAAATACCCTGAGCTTGGCGAATATTTTCTAAAAAATTTTCCCACTTTTCGGGATTTTCAGATTGCCAAGTTTGACGCCAAATTTCCCCTGGGGTATCAATCCAATCTAAGGTCAATTGTTTGAGTCCGGTGGGTAACTTGACTTGAATTTCTAAATATTCCGCATAAACAGATTTTGCGGCGTCGGTTGGTTTAGTTCCAGCTTGTTCTTCATCATAGCTCATGGATTTAAGTTGATTGTAATCTGGAGTTATGACCCGAGCATATTCGCTGTTGGGGTTCGCTAATTCCAGTGCTAAGTGGGTTTTTCCCGTAGCGCGATCGCCGATATAAATAATGCCCATTCCCCTCACCTTCTACGGTTTTATATGACTGGTATTTTACCCTTCTTCAAACTTCTATCCTTCCTCCCCATCTCTAGGTGGAATAATCCGTTAGAAACGGTTTAGAACTTGGACTTTGAGCGGTGTTAATCCGGACGATCGCACTCCGGGTACTGGGTAAATCATCCAGGGGACGATTACTAATTTCTCGAACGGCTAAAACCGGAACCCGTTCATAGTGGATACTCCGTTGATTGAGTGGACTCGGCCCCACAATTCCCTGTGCGGACATATTCAAAACGCGCCGTTGATACTCCCCTAATTGTTGACTCAACCAGTCGGAAGTTTTATAACTCACCCCCTGTAAAAAGATTTGCGTCCGACAGTTATTGAGTGCAGGCAGAGTTTGGTCTGGAAATTGATCCAAAGACTGACACATGAGAAATACACTCGCTTTGGCCCCCCGCCCGATCGCCGTAATTTCTTCATAGTCAATATTCTTTAAACGCGGTGCTTCATCGCAAAGAATATAGGTGGGTGTCCAACTATGTTGGGGATTTCGCAACCGTCGATACATGACATTCATCACATAACTCAGCATCACCCCCGCCAAGGCTGATCCAAATTTCCCATCGGCTAACGATTGACCAATCACTAAGGTATTTCGGGAATTACCGTTGAGGGCTTTTAGGAGAAAAATGTCACTGGCTCCATCACAAATTACCTTAACATTCGGATCCTTAAATGGACTGAGCTTATTTTGCAAAAAACTAATATCTAGTCCAAAGCGATCGTCGGGTAAACTCAGGTAAGAAACTAGATCTCCCCCCCACTGATTTGCAGCTTGGGGTAGATTGCTTAATAGTGCTTCCACCCCTAGGCGATCCACGAGTAAATCCGGTAGATCGCTGGGATTGGTTTTGACTAATCCCTGTTTGCGGGCCGCTACAACCACTCCTAAAATTGCAGTCAACCAGGTAATATCCCGTTTCCAAAATGCCGCATTAGGGTCTGTTTGGCTAAAATTTCCATATAACGCTTCGGCGATGGCCCGGATTTCTTTTTCACTTCCAAACTTTTCCAACTCCTCTAAAAAATTCCAAACTACTCGATGCCGTTGGGCGCTCAAATCCCAGACTATTAATTTGGATCCCGCACTGGCTGCCAGCAATGCCAAGCGATCGCCTAGGAATCCTGCCGCATCGACACAAACCAGATTTCCTTTATTCATCAAGTTTTCGGCAGATTTCAACAGCAGTTCGGTTTTTCCTGACCCGGTGGGACCAACGATTAAAACGTGCTGGTGTAAAAAATCACTGGGAATCCATACCCCTGAACCCAATCGAGCTTTACTTCGCTTTAAGTTGACATACCTCCCTATCCAAAAATCTCCATTTTTGTAATCTCCCCTAAGCAAAGGCTTAATTTGTTTAAGGTTGGCTAATTGGGAATAATCGTATAATTCTTGATAGCTCATTGAGGGTTTTAGCCGCTCTCCTGGCCCGAGAATTAAAACGCCTCGACTGTTGAC includes:
- a CDS encoding type IV secretory system conjugative DNA transfer family protein, coding for MEQFFFWFANLFVQIYLQVVLLVFRIAWRITTIFVTGLLKIIGVGIHQGFKGIGAAVNSRGVLILGPGERLKPSMSYQELYDYSQLANLKQIKPLLRGDYKNGDFWIGRYVNLKRSKARLGSGVWIPSDFLHQHVLIVGPTGSGKTELLLKSAENLMNKGNLVCVDAAGFLGDRLALLAASAGSKLIVWDLSAQRHRVVWNFLEELEKFGSEKEIRAIAEALYGNFSQTDPNAAFWKRDITWLTAILGVVVAARKQGLVKTNPSDLPDLLVDRLGVEALLSNLPQAANQWGGDLVSYLSLPDDRFGLDISFLQNKLSPFKDPNVKVICDGASDIFLLKALNGNSRNTLVIGQSLADGKFGSALAGVMLSYVMNVMYRRLRNPQHSWTPTYILCDEAPRLKNIDYEEITAIGRGAKASVFLMCQSLDQFPDQTLPALNNCRTQIFLQGVSYKTSDWLSQQLGEYQRRVLNMSAQGIVGPSPLNQRSIHYERVPVLAVREISNRPLDDLPSTRSAIVRINTAQSPSSKPFLTDYST